In Scomber japonicus isolate fScoJap1 chromosome 19, fScoJap1.pri, whole genome shotgun sequence, a single genomic region encodes these proteins:
- the oaz1b gene encoding LOW QUALITY PROTEIN: ornithine decarboxylase antizyme 1b (The sequence of the model RefSeq protein was modified relative to this genomic sequence to represent the inferred CDS: deleted 1 base in 1 codon), translating into MVKSNLQRILNSHCFAREKEGKQQSYTNMADLSSGICDMIGKLSLHCSSTRGPGPLWCSDAPLPPLKIPGGRGNGTRDHTPSARPIYSDRKLTVTEEPAGNGRPGILHFQSRPTVTKTIQWDAVLSSSALYVEIPLDPLPEGSKESFAALLEYAEEHLKVVSVFVCFYKNRDDRAKLVRTFSFLGFEIVKPGHALVPPRPDVLFMAYNFDRDSSDEE; encoded by the exons ATGGTAAAATCCAACCTCCAGCGGATCCTAAACAGTCATTGCTTTGCTCGCgagaaagagggaaaacagCAGTCTTATACAAACATGGCGGATTTAAGTAGTGGCATTTGTGACATGATTGGGAA gTTGTCCCTGCACTGTAGTAGTACCCGCGGCCCGGGGCCTCTGTGGTGCTCC GATGCCCCTCTCCCACCCCTGAAGATCCCAGGTGGGCGAGGGAATGGCACACGGGATCACACTCCTTCAGCTCGGCCAATCTACTCA GACCGAAAGCTGACTGTAACGGAGGAGCCAGCAGGTAATGGTCGCCCCGGGATACTCCACTTCCAAAGTCGTCCCACTGTCACCAAGACAATACAGTGGGATGCTGTCCTAAGCAGCAGCGCTCTCTACGTGGAGATACCTCTTGACCCGCTTCCTGAAGGCAGCAAGGAGAG TTTTGCGGCTCTCCTGGAATATGCTGAAGAACATCTGAAAGTCGTTAGCGTGTTTGTCTGCTTTTACAAGAACAGAGACGATCGTG CTAAACTGGTGCGTACATTCAGTTTCCTGGGCTTTGAGATTGTGAAACCGGGCCATGCCCTCGTCCCACCTCGACCCGACGTTCTCTTCATGGCCTACAATTTCGACAGGGACTCCTCGGACGAGGAGTAG